From the genome of Candidatus Defluviilinea proxima:
CTCGATGGCATCATCCAACTGACCGAGCGCGACAACATGGGCTATCACGAGATGATTGTGCATGTACCCATGTTGGCCGTTGGAAAGCCCAAGCGCGTGCTCATCGTCGGTGGCGGAGATGGCGGCTCACTGCAACAAGTACTGCGATATGACTCGGTGGAGGAAGCGGTGGTCTGTGAATTGGACCAACGCGTCGTGGATCTCTCTCGTGAATATTTCGCCGCCTCTTTTGGCGACCCGTGGGCTGATCCTCGTTCCAAGCTTCTCGTTCGGGACGCCTTTGGCTACCTCGAAGAAAACCCCGGTCAATTCGACGTGATCATCTCCGATACTACCGACCCCATCGGCATGGCGGAGCGGTTGTTCTCAGACGAGTTCCAAAAATTATTGGTACGTGCGCTGGCCCCCGGTGGGGCGGCCGCCACACAATGTGAACAGCCTTACTTCGACACCGCATTGATCAAAGAGATCTACAAGTCAGCCAAAGCGCTGACGAAGAATCCCGCGTATTACTACGCCAACATCCCCACGTATCCCGGCGGTGGGATCGGGTTCATGTACGTCTCAGACACTCCCTGGGAAAACGGATTGAAAACCCCATATCCGAAGGGCATCAATAATTATCTTAATCCTGAAATCCACAAGGCCGCCTTTGCCTTGCCGGAGTTCTTTAGAAGGGAACTTTATCAATGATCAACCTCCCGACAGAAATAAAAGAAAAGGCGGACTCTGAAACCGAATACTGGGGTGTTTCGTCCGCGATTGACCTATATGACTGTGACCTGTCCCTCATGCAGAATGCGGACGCGATCCGTGAGTTCGTTGTGCTTCTTTGTGACCGTATCAAGATGCGCCGTTATGGAGAGACACAAGTTGTGTTCTTTGGCGATGAGCCACGTGTGCAGGGATTTAGCATGACGCAACTGATCGAAACATCCCTGATCTCTGCGCATTTTGCCGATGCAAGCCGCGCTATTTACCTCGATGTGTTCAGTTGCGCGCCTTATGATTCACAAGATGCGGCAGAGTTCGCGGCAGAATATTTCAAGGCCAGCCGATATCAGTTGAACGTGGTACACAGGCGTTGATGCTGTGTGGAAGTTTTATGTCAAAAGCCTCAGGTTTCAAGCCTGAGGCTTTTATATATTTCATACAGGATGTTTACCCGATGCAAATGTAAGATTGCCTCTCCTGCCCCAATCTTGAAATCTAAAGGAGCAAAACATGGATCCCATTAAAGGTTTACATCATGTCACCGCTGTGGCGCGTGATCCACAACGGAATTTGGATTTTTATCGGAACATACTTGGACAAAGATTTGTAAAGCGGACGGTCAATTTCGATGCGCCGGATACGTATCACTTTTACTTTGGTGATGAAAACGGATCGCCCGGTAGTATCTTGACCTTCTTTGCATGGCCCAACACACGGAAGGGTGTACGTGGCAACGGTGAGACGAATGTCGTTGCTTATAACGTTCCTATGGGTTCGCTGGGATTTTGGCAGAGCCGTCTGGAGCAGAATGGCATCAAGACTGACCCCATCGAAGAGCGCTTCGGTGAAAAGGTTTTGCCGTTCAGTGATCCGGACGGAATGCGTGTGGAACTGGTGGAAGTCGAATCTCTGCCACCAGTCCGATTTTGGGAGGAAGGGCCGATTCCACGAGAATACGCTTTACACGGTTTTCACAGCGTCACCTTGTGGCTGGATGAGGTTGAACCGACGTCAGCGTTGTTGACGGATCAGATGGGCTATCAGGCTGCAGGTCAGGAAGGGAACCACTTTCGTTTCGTCGGCGATGTGAAGGAGTTGGGTCACATTGTGGACATCATCCAGCGTCCCGGTAAAGCACAGGCTGGGTTTGGCGCAGGCTCGATCCATCATATCGCTTTCCGTGTGCCGGGCGATGCGGAGCAGTTGGAGTATCGCTCAAAGATCCGTTCTGCGGGGTTTGGCGTGACCGAAATGATGGATCGCAATTACTTCCATTCGATCTATTTCCGTGAACAAGGTGGTGTGTTGTTCGAGATCGCAACCGATGCGCCTGGCTTCGCAGTGGATGAGCCATTTGAAACTCTTGGCGAGACGTTGAAACTGCCGGAGTGGTATGAGCCGAATCGTGAAGAGATCGAGCAAAGCCTTGCGCCGCTGAGGTTGAGAACGTTGGAGAAGGCGGCGCAATGACCCTGCCACATGCAGACCAGCCTGTGTATTCCGCAGGCGTTGACCTGGATAAGGCTGTTGCCGCGATGATCTTGATCCACGGGCGCGGCGCGGATGCAGGCGATATCCTTTCGCTTTCACAGTATCTCGATTTTCCCGGGTTGACCTATCTTGCGCCGCAAGCCGAAGGATATACGTGGTATCCGAACCGCTTTATCTTCCCGGTGGAACAGAATGAGCCGTATCTCTCCGGTGCGTTGGCAAAAGTGGATGGCATCGTCAAGCAAGCCGAAGCGCAGGGAATCCCATCTGAGAAAATATTCATCGGAGGCTTCTCGCAGGGAGCCTGCCTTGCCAGTGAATATGTCATTCGAAACCCGAAACGCTACGGCGGATTGCTCGTCTTTAGCGGCGGGTACATCGGACAATTGAACGCGTTGCGTGAGCCCTCCGGTGATTTGAGCGATACGCCTGTCTTCATCGGTTGCTCTGACATTGACCCACACATTCCGCTTCAACGCGTGCAGGAGACAACGTCCCTGTTGCGCGCAATGGGCGCACAGGTGGCCGAGAAGATCTACCCAAACATGGGGCATATGATCAACGATGATGAGATTGAGTCAGCTAGAACGTTGATGGAAATTGCGTTGAATTAAAACGAAGGGATTTTCAAAAACTTTAAACACTCGGCTATGGCTTGATTGCTTTCATTTGCTTCCCCCAAAAAAACAGCAGCCACCTTAACTTTCAAGACAGTTGCTGCACGCTATGTTGCCTTTTTCATGGCATCAGGCTTTCTCCATCCATTTTCCATCCTAGTCCTCGCGAAGCACCTCTTTGGGGTTGATACTGCTGTTCATCGGTAGGCGGTGATGTGGATAATCAAATAAAATCATCGGGCCAGAAACTTATATCTATTCTATCAGTCAAATTCACTAGCTTTGTAAGCATAGAACTTGGTAACGATATACCCGAGTACCTACTTGGTTCTACTATACTAATCTGGAGAACACGGCAATCATCTGTATTCAAGTTTTGCGAAAATTGTTTTAGCTCAAGTGTGAGTGTTCCCAGAAGGTTGGTCAACCACTCCAAATGTATCATAATATCGTTTGACTCTACGTGCGGCAGAGAGCAGACTTCCCACCACCCAGTATGACTTAAGCGAATTGGAGCGTCTTTTCGACGTTTAGAATATGGCCTGAGAAAGGGTTCGTCTTTTTTGCAAGCAAACGTTGGTGTTATTCTCAAAAGTGCCGTTACCTGTGCCGGATCAAGGTCAACATCTGCAAGAATAAAACTCCCGTGAGTTGGAATGCCAGCATTGCGATAAATCTTCTCATAAGTTTTTTGCACAACATAAGTTTTTCCATTTCGAATCTCTTCAATCACTCGGGTGCCATTGTGTTTCTTAAGTCGCTTATATCTTCCCAACAGTTTTTGGTTTGATATTTCTGTGCGATACCAACCTTTATTGAACACGGAACAAACAATATCGTCAATGAAGTTTTCAATTGAATGTGCGGGTGGGTAAGCTACCGTTCCGTCGTCTAGAACTTCAATGACAACATCGGAATCGCTGATTGCTTTTATCAGCGACGATTGAAGTGTTTCGTCTGTAAAGCGGAAAAACTCTCGATTTTCTTGCAAATGTTTTTCTCCACAAATAACATGATGAAAGATTGTCTATGGACTGACCGCCTAACTATTATTTATACAGAATCATTCTTTAATTAACCCCTGTGCGGGGTGTTATACAGACTGCGTCTGTATAACAGGCTATGTACAGATTATATAACCGTCCATTCCAAAGGGCAACTGAAAGCATATTATGCCTTTTCCTTGCATAGTTCCAGCACAGTATTCCGCGTTTCTCCTTCTGCCACGAATACCAATATATCGCCTGCTTTGAGGATGGTTTCACTGCGCCGCGGATTTGACCGGGCCGCCTTCATGCCAACCTCATCCTTATCACAAGTGCAGGGGGGATCTCGCTGAATTTTCCTCCCCATCCGAGCGGATGATCTTGCGGATGCTCAGGTGGGAAGGCGCGTTCTTCGAAGCCGTCTACAACGAATCCGTTTTGGAAGCCGAGGTTCATGTAGTATTGAAGCGGGCGCTCGAAATAGAGTTGGGGCTTGGGTTGTTCCCGCAATGCAAGTCCTTCGGCTTGATAGGGTGTCATGTATCGTGAGATCTTTACGGCGTAACGCGTTTTGATCTGTCCATCGTCCCATTCTTCGACGAGGTGTGTGGACGATGAATTGTTGAAAGCGGGGTGGCATAAGGAGAAGGCAAAGACCCCGTTCGGTTTGAGTAATTTTGGCAGAGTCTGAAATAAAGTCTCGATGTTCGCCATATCAAAGAGCGCCATATTCGAGAGGGCGGAGTCAAATTTATGCTTGCCCAAGGACAGAAGTTGCGATTCGTCGGTCGCGTCAATGACGTGATATGTAATTCGATGATTAGGGTTAGACCGTTCTTTAGCTTTCTCGATGAGATTGGCAGAAAAATCAAAAGCTGTGACGTTTG
Proteins encoded in this window:
- the speE gene encoding polyamine aminopropyltransferase is translated as MSIWFTEELHPYYRKGIRVKRVLADEQTQYQHLQFVETEFFGNAMILDGIIQLTERDNMGYHEMIVHVPMLAVGKPKRVLIVGGGDGGSLQQVLRYDSVEEAVVCELDQRVVDLSREYFAASFGDPWADPRSKLLVRDAFGYLEENPGQFDVIISDTTDPIGMAERLFSDEFQKLLVRALAPGGAAATQCEQPYFDTALIKEIYKSAKALTKNPAYYYANIPTYPGGGIGFMYVSDTPWENGLKTPYPKGINNYLNPEIHKAAFALPEFFRRELYQ
- a CDS encoding S-adenosylmethionine decarboxylase gives rise to the protein MINLPTEIKEKADSETEYWGVSSAIDLYDCDLSLMQNADAIREFVVLLCDRIKMRRYGETQVVFFGDEPRVQGFSMTQLIETSLISAHFADASRAIYLDVFSCAPYDSQDAAEFAAEYFKASRYQLNVVHRR
- a CDS encoding DUF4279 domain-containing protein is translated as MQENREFFRFTDETLQSSLIKAISDSDVVIEVLDDGTVAYPPAHSIENFIDDIVCSVFNKGWYRTEISNQKLLGRYKRLKKHNGTRVIEEIRNGKTYVVQKTYEKIYRNAGIPTHGSFILADVDLDPAQVTALLRITPTFACKKDEPFLRPYSKRRKDAPIRLSHTGWWEVCSLPHVESNDIMIHLEWLTNLLGTLTLELKQFSQNLNTDDCRVLQISIVEPSRYSGISLPSSMLTKLVNLTDRIDISFWPDDFI
- a CDS encoding class I SAM-dependent methyltransferase, whose amino-acid sequence is MKNDPNQFAKSAWDSNAEVWDSRMGDEGNDFFNILCWPVLASFLDVQPDSNILDIACGNGLTSRRLASLGANVTAFDFSANLIEKAKERSNPNHRITYHVIDATDESQLLSLGKHKFDSALSNMALFDMANIETLFQTLPKLLKPNGVFAFSLCHPAFNNSSSTHLVEEWDDGQIKTRYAVKISRYMTPYQAEGLALREQPKPQLYFERPLQYYMNLGFQNGFVVDGFEERAFPPEHPQDHPLGWGGKFSEIPPALVIRMRLA